A stretch of the Streptococcus oralis genome encodes the following:
- a CDS encoding SprT family protein, with amino-acid sequence MKLTEYVQSVSLEDFGRPFIHQARWNSRLRTTGGRFFPKDGHLDFNPKVYNELGLEVFRKIVRHELCHYHLYFQKKGYRHKDRDFKELLKEVDGLRYVPPLKDQSNFLVYQCQSCQQTYQRKRRIDTKRYRCGVCRGKLVIINRPKD; translated from the coding sequence ATGAAACTGACTGAGTACGTTCAGTCTGTTTCACTCGAAGACTTTGGTAGACCTTTTATACACCAAGCCCGGTGGAATTCTCGTCTGCGAACGACAGGTGGGCGATTTTTCCCTAAAGATGGGCATTTGGATTTTAATCCCAAGGTCTATAATGAACTTGGTTTGGAGGTTTTTCGGAAAATCGTGCGTCATGAACTCTGTCACTACCACCTTTATTTTCAGAAAAAGGGTTATCGACATAAGGACCGAGATTTCAAGGAACTTTTGAAAGAAGTGGATGGACTGCGCTATGTTCCCCCTTTGAAAGACCAAAGTAATTTCCTGGTCTATCAGTGCCAATCCTGCCAGCAGACTTATCAGCGCAAGCGTAGGATTGATACAAAACGCTATCGCTGTGGCGTCTGCCGTGGCAAACTCGTCATCATAAATCGGCCTAAGGACTGA
- a CDS encoding PspC domain-containing protein, with protein sequence MNNKFYKVKRNSMVSGVLAGLSDKWNFDVTLVRFLFAIFTISNFGIGVIIYIILASILPTKEEIEAEMYGTGPRKRKEAEAIDDNDGRFW encoded by the coding sequence ATGAATAATAAATTTTATAAAGTGAAACGAAATAGTATGGTATCGGGAGTTTTAGCTGGCCTATCAGACAAGTGGAATTTTGATGTCACCTTAGTTCGCTTTCTCTTCGCCATTTTTACCATATCAAATTTTGGGATTGGCGTGATTATCTACATCATCCTCGCCTCTATCCTGCCAACTAAGGAAGAGATTGAAGCAGAAATGTACGGAACAGGACCACGCAAACGCAAGGAAGCCGAAGCCATTGATGACAATGATGGACGGTTTTGGTGA
- a CDS encoding ABC transporter ATP-binding protein — protein sequence MTLLDVKHVQKIYKTRFQGNQVEALKDIHFTVEKGDYVAIMGESGSGKSTLLNILAMLDKPTRGQVYLNGTDTATIKNSQASSFRREKLGFVFQDFNLLDTLSVKDNILLPLVLSRKPITEMMKKLVVTAENLGINQLQEKYPYEISGGQKQRVAVARAIITEPEILLADEPTGALDSKSSAALLDVFDEINERGQTILMVTHSTAAASRAKRVLFIKDGILYNQIYRGDKTERQMFQEISDTLTVMASEVN from the coding sequence ATGACACTTTTAGATGTAAAACACGTTCAAAAAATCTACAAAACACGTTTCCAAGGTAACCAAGTAGAGGCCCTCAAAGACATTCACTTTACTGTAGAAAAGGGTGACTACGTTGCCATCATGGGAGAGTCTGGCTCAGGGAAGTCTACCCTACTCAACATCCTAGCTATGCTGGATAAACCAACTCGTGGTCAGGTTTACCTAAATGGAACAGACACAGCAACCATTAAAAATTCTCAGGCTTCTAGCTTCCGTCGTGAGAAGTTGGGATTTGTCTTCCAAGACTTTAACTTGCTAGATACCCTGTCTGTTAAGGACAATATCTTACTTCCGTTAGTGTTATCACGAAAACCTATCACAGAGATGATGAAAAAATTGGTGGTGACTGCTGAGAATCTAGGCATAAACCAATTGCAAGAGAAGTACCCTTATGAGATTTCTGGTGGTCAAAAGCAACGGGTAGCAGTAGCACGCGCCATCATCACAGAACCTGAAATTCTCCTTGCCGATGAGCCAACAGGAGCCCTTGACTCCAAGTCATCTGCAGCACTTCTGGATGTATTTGATGAAATCAATGAACGTGGCCAAACCATTCTCATGGTAACTCACTCAACGGCAGCAGCCAGCAGGGCCAAGCGCGTTCTCTTTATCAAAGACGGCATTCTTTACAACCAAATCTACCGTGGAGACAAGACAGAGCGTCAGATGTTCCAAGAAATCTCTGATACTTTGACTGTTATGGCAAGCGAGGTGAATTAG
- a CDS encoding ABC transporter permease: MFRLTNKLAVSNLIKNRKLYYPFALAVLLAVTITYLFYSLSLNPNIGKIRGGETISMTLALGMVVVTIASGIIVLYANSFVMKNRSKELGVYGMLGLEKRHLISMVFKELLIFGSLTLTAGLGLGALFDKLIFALLLKLMKMKVELVSTFQPIVFILVLIVFGAIFLGLIFINAFRIARMNALQLSREKASGEKKGRFLGVQTILGLISLGAGYYLAVTVENPLSAVLIFFVAVLLVILGTYLLFNAGITVFLQILKKNKRYYYQPNNMISVSNLIFRMKKNAVGLATIAILSTMVLVTMSAATSIFKASENFKKVMNPHDFGITGQNVEKEDIEKLLSQYASEKGLTVTKKEVLTYSNFGVANQEGTKLTIFEKGQNRVQPKTIFMVFDQKDYENMTGQKLALSGKEVGLFAQNKQLQGQKELTLNDQTYTIKEEIKKDFILEHVPNQYNILTSDYNYLVVPDLKAFLDQHPNSSIFNQYYGGMNVTASEEEQLKIADDYSKFVNNFNRELNKEGSYVYGSNLADSSAQMSALFGGVFFIGIFLSIIFMVGTVLVIYYKQISEGYEDRERFIILQKVGLDQKQIKQTINKQVLTVFFLPLLFAFLHLAFAYHMLSLILKVIGVLDATMMLTVTLSICAIFLIIYVLIFMITSRSYRKIVQM, encoded by the coding sequence ATGTTCCGATTAACCAATAAGTTAGCGGTATCCAACTTGATCAAAAACCGCAAACTCTACTATCCCTTTGCTTTAGCTGTTCTCTTAGCAGTGACCATCACCTATCTCTTTTACTCACTGTCGCTTAATCCTAACATTGGCAAGATCCGAGGGGGAGAAACTATCTCTATGACGCTTGCCCTCGGTATGGTGGTTGTTACCATCGCTTCTGGAATTATTGTACTTTATGCCAATAGTTTTGTCATGAAGAACCGCTCCAAGGAGCTGGGTGTATATGGTATGCTGGGTCTCGAAAAGCGCCATTTGATCAGTATGGTTTTTAAGGAGCTTCTTATTTTTGGTTCCTTAACCTTGACAGCTGGTCTCGGTCTAGGAGCTCTCTTTGATAAGCTAATCTTCGCCCTTCTTCTGAAGCTGATGAAGATGAAAGTGGAGCTCGTTTCGACTTTCCAACCAATTGTCTTTATCCTAGTTCTCATCGTCTTTGGAGCTATCTTCCTAGGTCTGATTTTTATCAATGCCTTTCGTATTGCACGCATGAATGCCCTTCAGCTCTCTCGTGAGAAGGCCAGTGGTGAGAAAAAAGGACGTTTCTTAGGTGTCCAAACCATTCTAGGTCTGATTAGTTTGGGAGCGGGTTACTATCTAGCAGTAACAGTCGAAAACCCACTTTCTGCTGTTCTGATTTTCTTCGTAGCAGTTTTGTTAGTAATTTTGGGAACTTATCTTCTCTTCAATGCAGGGATTACAGTTTTCTTACAAATCTTAAAGAAAAACAAGCGTTATTATTACCAACCCAACAACATGATTTCCGTATCCAATCTCATTTTCCGTATGAAGAAAAATGCGGTTGGTCTGGCGACGATTGCTATTCTCTCAACCATGGTCTTAGTGACTATGTCTGCTGCAACAAGTATCTTTAAGGCATCAGAAAACTTCAAGAAGGTCATGAATCCACATGATTTTGGGATTACAGGACAGAATGTTGAAAAAGAAGATATCGAAAAACTCTTGAGCCAGTATGCTAGTGAAAAAGGATTGACTGTCACAAAGAAAGAAGTCCTTACATACAGTAACTTTGGTGTGGCAAATCAAGAAGGTACGAAATTGACAATTTTTGAGAAAGGTCAAAATCGTGTTCAACCGAAAACTATTTTTATGGTCTTTGACCAAAAAGACTATGAGAATATGACAGGACAGAAACTTGCACTTTCAGGTAAGGAAGTTGGATTGTTTGCTCAAAACAAGCAACTTCAAGGTCAAAAAGAACTGACTCTGAATGACCAGACCTACACGATCAAAGAAGAAATCAAAAAAGATTTTATTCTTGAACATGTCCCAAATCAGTACAATATTCTAACTTCGGATTATAACTATTTGGTTGTTCCTGACTTGAAAGCCTTTCTTGACCAGCATCCTAATTCTTCCATCTTTAATCAATACTATGGTGGTATGAATGTAACGGCTAGTGAGGAAGAGCAGCTTAAAATTGCAGATGACTATTCAAAATTCGTTAACAACTTTAATAGAGAACTAAACAAAGAAGGAAGCTATGTTTACGGAAGCAATCTGGCTGATAGTAGTGCGCAGATGAGTGCTCTCTTTGGTGGAGTTTTCTTCATCGGTATCTTCCTCTCTATCATCTTTATGGTGGGAACGGTTCTTGTCATCTACTACAAACAAATCTCTGAAGGCTATGAAGATCGTGAACGCTTTATCATTTTGCAAAAAGTCGGTCTCGATCAAAAGCAAATCAAGCAAACCATCAATAAACAGGTCCTAACTGTTTTCTTCCTTCCATTGCTCTTTGCCTTCCTACACCTTGCTTTTGCCTATCATATGCTTAGCCTCATCCTAAAAGTCATTGGGGTGCTAGATGCGACCATGATGTTGACCGTCACTCTGTCCATCTGTGCCATCTTCCTTATCATCTATGTTTTGATCTTTATGATTACGTCAAGAAGCTATCGCAAGATTGTGCAAATGTAA
- a CDS encoding VIT1/CCC1 transporter family protein, which yields MTEIKHEIDANFAGRLNILRAGVLGANDGIISIAGVVIGVASATSNIWIIFLSGLAAILAGAFSMAGGEYVSVSTQKDTEEAAVAREQLLLDKDIESAKQSLYAAYLQNGECETSAQLLTNKAFLKNPLKALVEEKYGIEYEEFTNPWHAAISSFIAFVLGSLPPMLSITIFPSDYRIPATVFIVALSLLVTGYTSAKLGKAPTKTAMIRNLCIGLLTMGVTFLLGQLFSI from the coding sequence ATGACTGAAATAAAACATGAAATTGATGCAAACTTTGCAGGCCGACTTAATATCCTACGCGCAGGTGTTCTGGGTGCCAATGATGGGATTATTTCCATTGCTGGAGTGGTTATCGGGGTTGCTAGTGCGACAAGCAATATCTGGATTATCTTTTTATCAGGTTTGGCTGCTATCCTCGCTGGTGCTTTTTCTATGGCAGGGGGAGAGTATGTCTCTGTATCCACTCAAAAAGACACGGAAGAAGCCGCTGTTGCCCGAGAACAATTACTCTTGGATAAAGACATCGAATCTGCAAAACAATCCCTCTATGCTGCTTACTTACAAAATGGTGAGTGTGAAACGTCCGCCCAACTTTTGACCAACAAGGCCTTTTTAAAAAATCCACTCAAAGCCTTGGTTGAGGAAAAATACGGTATCGAGTACGAAGAGTTTACCAATCCTTGGCATGCTGCGATCTCTAGCTTTATCGCCTTTGTACTGGGAAGCCTTCCTCCTATGCTTTCTATCACTATCTTTCCAAGCGATTATCGCATTCCTGCTACTGTTTTTATCGTGGCCCTTTCCCTTCTTGTCACTGGCTATACCAGTGCTAAACTAGGCAAGGCACCTACGAAAACTGCTATGATCCGTAACCTCTGTATCGGACTTCTGACCATGGGAGTAACCTTCCTCTTGGGACAACTCTTTAGCATTTAA